Proteins encoded within one genomic window of Drosophila willistoni isolate 14030-0811.24 chromosome XL unlocalized genomic scaffold, UCI_dwil_1.1 Seg141, whole genome shotgun sequence:
- the LOC6648671 gene encoding uncharacterized protein LOC6648671, translating to MRNFKFVILLVLVACASLTQVGAKTVFRRTDKISENFKQLDLPPEEIDPNVAPPEAQPIKGDVDETDAESTDDTVAGINAINETLNEIPNENAASAVTTLAPPKATPAATTAAVAAKPTAKPEDDKNPIGRYCKCSESHCDCCRKFGLPLLPSGPGCAKISYLGNDEMSVSLKYGDITLASRRISAKKARPICVGLPGGYSQFCGRVYGLSRAKENFKACLAFELRADEEVEASLRVSCFKFGPEGLKVAEAEPLPVNVNKDDDDDDDDLFGFAAGGDDDEDEEEDDYDDADDDNETEDYAEESEDDDAEAPEDADYGGFSLGGLLDELDDDEDEKPPKKKATATTDAAVAPADQTREHVESMVQSKDEVGSVPAEATEAAIAADKEKDKEELEQVTVAPVDSTTAKAKKSKKAKKNKKKKAANVSSSESGFAYELLNGILDFFN from the exons ATGAGGAATTTCAAATTTGTGATCCTTCTTGTTTTGGTGGCCTGTGCAAGTTTGACCCAAGTGGGGGCCAAGACAGTTTTCCGACGCACTGATAAGATATcggaaaattttaaacaattggATTTGCCGCCAGAGGAGATTGATCCAAATGTGGCACCACCTGAAGCTCAACCGATCAAAGGAGATGTAGATGAAACGGATGCCGAGTCGACAGACGACACTGTGGCAGGAATTAATGCCATTAATGAGACCCTCAATGAAATACCCAATGAGAATGCCGCATCGGCTGTTACCACTTTGGCACCACCAAAAGCCACACCGGCTGCTACCACTGCCGCTGTGGCCGCCAAGCCAACAGCTAAGCCGGAAGATGACAAAAATCCCATTGGCCGTTACTGCAAATGCTCGGAGTCGCATTGCGATTGTTGTCGCAAATTCGGTCTTCCCCTGCTGCCCAGTGGTCCAGGCTGTGCCAAAATCTCCTATTTGGGCAATGATGAGATGAGCGTGTCCCTGAAGTATGGCGATATCACATTGGCCTCTCGTCGCATTTCAGCGAAAAAGGCCCGTCCCATCTGTGTGGGTCTGCCCGGTGGCTATTCACAGTTCTGTGGCCGTGTCTATGGTCTGTCCCGTGCCAAGGAGAACTTCAAGGCTTGTCTGGCCTTTGAATTGCGTGCCGATGAGGAAGTGGAAGCCTCGTTGAGGGTCTCTTGCTTTAAATTTGGTCCCGAAGGCTTGAAAGTGGCCGAAGCCGAACCATTGCCAGTAAATGTCAAcaaggatgatgatgatgatgacgatgatctATTTGGATTTGCTG CTGGCGGCGACGACGATGAGGACGAGGAGGAGGATGATTacgatgatgctgatgatgataacGAAACAGAAGACTATGCTGAAGAATCCGAAGATGATGATGCCGAAGCTCCCGAAGATGCTGACTATGGTGGTTTCAGTCTGGGTGGTTTGCTGGATGAACTGGACGATGATGAGGACGAAAAGCCTCCCAAGAAGAAGGCAACAGCGACCACAGATGCGGCTGTTGCTCCAGCAGATCAGACTCGTGAGCATGTCGAGTCAATGGTCCAGAGCAAAGATGAGGTGGGTTCTGTGCCCGCTGAGGCCACAGAAGCAGCCATTGCCGCCGACAAGGAGAAGGACAAGGAAGAGCTAGAGCAGGTTACCGTTGCACCTGTTGATTCCACCACCGCCAAGGCGAAGAAATCGAAAAAGGctaagaaaaataagaaaaagaagGCGGCCAATGTGTCCAGCAGCGAATCTGGTTTCGCCTACGAATTGTTAAATGGAATTCTTGATTTTTTCAATTAA